CTTGCCGGTGCAACAGACGCAGTTCTTATACGGCGGCCAAAATTACTGCTGGTATGACAACGGCTGGCGTGGACCCGGATTTTATTGGTGCGGCTATGCGTGGCGTCGCGGCTTTGGCTGGGGCGGCGGCTATGGCTGGCACGGTTGGCATGGCGGCCACGGCGGTGGCGGCGGTTTCCATGGTGGTGGTTTCCATGGCGGCGGCTTCCCCGGTGGCGGGTTCCATGGCGGCGGGTTCCATGGCGGGTTCCATGGCGGCGGGCATGGCGGGTTCCATGGCGGTGGCGGCCACGGTGGTGGCCACGGCGGTCACCATTGATCATCCGAGGCATCGCGGCGTGTATCGACCACGCCGTCGATCAGATTGAGCGAGCGTAATATCTCGCTGGAAAATCCCGCCGCGGTTGCCTTCGAGGTGACCGCGGCGATCTTGTCTTCAAGCGCGAAAAGCGCCGCGCGGGCCTCGGCCATGCCGCAGAGGACAAAGCGGCACGTTTCGCCCGGACGCATTTGCGCAAGCCGTCCAATATCGGCCTTGATGACTGAACCGATCTTCGGATAGCCGCCGGTCGGCTGATGATCGGCCATCAGGACGAGTGGTTGTCCGTCGCCGCCGATTTGGACGGCGCCGAGCGCGATCCCATCCGACACTATATTGAACCCTGAAGCATGCTCGATCTTCGGCCCCTTGAGCCGATAGGCCATGCGGTCGGCCGAGGCCGTCAGACTGAAAGCTTCGGAAAAAAGCAGCGCAAGCGCGTCGGCGGTAAAATAATCGTCCTGTGGGCCGAGCAGGATGCGGATCGGCCGCATATCGCGATCGAGCCAGGGGGCTTCAATCCTTGCGTCGCGCCGCATCGCCGCGTCTGGTTGGCTCAAGGCGGGCAGGCTGTCGCCCGCTTCGATCATCCGGCCGCCGATGCCGGA
The Methyloferula stellata AR4 DNA segment above includes these coding regions:
- a CDS encoding biotin-dependent carboxyltransferase family protein; protein product: MAAHLKVVRAGPGTTIQDSGRFHWRRFGVTPSGPMDWAAFRTVNRVLGNAHDAGTIEISVGGFEAGTQVPLDLAFGGGGFLWTRDGRALPSPIRITLRPGERLAAKPGAWGAWAYLAVKGGFDTAIEMGSRSTHLRSGIGGRMIEAGDSLPALSQPDAAMRRDARIEAPWLDRDMRPIRILLGPQDDYFTADALALLFSEAFSLTASADRMAYRLKGPKIEHASGFNIVSDGIALGAVQIGGDGQPLVLMADHQPTGGYPKIGSVIKADIGRLAQMRPGETCRFVLCGMAEARAALFALEDKIAAVTSKATAAGFSSEILRSLNLIDGVVDTRRDASDDQW